A stretch of DNA from Arachis hypogaea cultivar Tifrunner chromosome 19, arahy.Tifrunner.gnm2.J5K5, whole genome shotgun sequence:
GAATATGAATGAACTAAAATACGTTATGTTATATGTTTTTAAGTAATTTGCTTATTTTCTATTGTAGACACTGAATATAGTGGCTGAGTTTCCGGATAGATTTAAAGTGGTGGGGCTTGCAGCTGGTTCAAATGTTACTCTTCTTGCTGATCAGGTAATAAATAACTACTTAGTCCAAATAATTGCTATCAATTTGAATCATTTATTATTCCTAGAATTGTTGCACCATATGCAGTATATGCTCCTTGTCATTCCTTTTTGGCAAGAAATTGGCCCTTGCAATTCATTTTTTGCTCTTAAAGCATTTCAGTTTTCTGTTACAACTATATAGTTGGCAGttaaaattagttagttagtcaGTCAGTCAGTTATGCTATATTTGAAAGAGAGACTGAGACTGAAATTAAATTACAAAGACTTaagagacaaatattatgtttgatattaaatatatataactgaGTTATGTCTCaatattatatttagtttaagataaatataaagaatGAAGGgtatatttgaaatttgaaaagaaatattattaaaatttcagtcttcattcttaaaatattattaaaatttcagtctccataCTTAAAATTTTCAGTTCctgtttctctatttttttatggTACCAAAAAAATCGAATTTTTCTATctcaaaactaaaattttaattcagtCTCTAGTTATCAAACACAATACTGAGAGTCCAGTCTCCTATATGCTCACACTCTAGTAAACATTTTAACTTAGATTAGATTAATACAGTTTTAAGATTGATTCAACATCAATTCAAACGGttttgataaattaatttaattggtATAATGTTTCCATGTTGTGCAGATAAAAACATTTAAGCCTGAACTTGTTGCTCTTAGAAATGAGTCTCTAATTGGTGAACTCAAAGAGGCTATTGCTGATTCCGATCACAAACCTGAAATCGTCGCCGGAGAACAAGGAGTCATTGAGGTGGGAAAATGTTTTGTCCTCAACACCATATCATTCAGCTACTTTATAGAACACAATTTGTTcttccattttattttattttattttattttttcaggtTGCTCGCCACCCTGATGCAGCCACTGTAGTTACAGGAATAGTTGGTTGCGCAGGATTAAAGGTAATTTAAATTCTAATTGCTTACATTATCTCATTTACCTATTTAATGTGTATCTAATTTTGAATGTTGTAATTTAAtacaacaataatataaataaaataaaatagcaaaTTGTGTTTCAGAACAAGTTGACTAAACTTGTTTGACTGAACCATCCGACAGTTTGCAATGTTATCTTCACAGGAATACCCATCTTCATAAATTCAAATCTGTTAAAAGATATCTCTTTGTGGTGATAACTATCTTTAGATTATGTTTATTGCATACTATGAATTTTTCCCTGCAAAGCAATTTTCTTCGGATACAAGTTACTACATTTCAATTACATAAAAGACATATAGAAAATGGTGAATTACATTAAACTCTCCTCGTTATACACACAACCTTCCATGATTCATTACACATATATTGATACAAAATACAAAGACCATTATAATGTTAACAGGAAGTTGATACTTTCCCTTATTTGTTTAATGTTTTAGCCAACTGTTGCTGCCATAGAAGCAGGGAAAGACATAGCATTGGCCAACAAAGAGACAATGATTGCTGGAGGCGCCTTTGTTCTTCCTCTTGCTCACAAACATAACATCAAAATTCTTCCAGCTGATTCAGAACATTCTGCCATCTTTCAGGTGCTTTCTAAGTTCATCGTTTGTGTCCAATTTTGTGACTATCTCAGGGTAAAGATGCTGAGATATAAAAACAAACAATGTCTGTATTTTAGGGGGAAAAATCCGTCTAGTTTTTTATTTACCCGAAAAAAATGAAGACAGTATTAGAATTGAGATTAGACGGGCCTAACTTAACCCCAAAAACTAGTTCATGGATGAAGGATGATTCACACTTTATCCTTGAGAGATGTGGGACTTGTAATAGACAGAGATATAACCTTTCTGTTTTGTCATTGTCTCGGTATTTTCGAATTCAATCATGCTACTACACATAAAAAATCAGTCACCAAATCACCGctcgtataaaatacatgtttgaaatacaaaatacatattgaaaatgagttaaacaatatatgcgtttatatacaaatacatagtACCTGATTTGGTAGTTGATTTTGTGTATTTACatagcatttttgttttgaatttcagtCTTGAGATACTTACCAAACATGACTTAGAGATAATCCTTATCTCATTTATTTGGTTGGAGTCAATGAATTTACTATTGCAATTTTTTTACCACTTAATGCTGATGATCATCACTGATGCTTGAAGTACTATTTCCTATATACAGTGTATCCAGGGGTTGCCAAAGGGTGCACTTAGGAAAGTAATTTTGACTGGATCTGGAGGTGCTTTCAGGTAAAGAAAAGTAGTTAGAAGAAGTGTTTTTAAGGTTGGCTTGAGTTATGAGTCTTGTGTGGTTGGTTCTGCTTTTTATAGAATTGGTTTTTGtgtaaagtgatttatgttttgTAGGTTTTCTGAAACTGATTTATGAGTCTACCTGCTTTTATTGCTGACTAGTCTATTCGAATAATTGACAGGGAATGGccaaaggaaaagatgaaagaaaTTAAACTTGCTGATGCACTAAAGCATCCTATCTGGAGTTTGGGAAGAAAGATAACTATTGACTCAGCTACCCTTTTCAATAAGGTTTTCCTGTCCTCAATGTTTCTGGGTTTTTTCTCCTTTAAAAAGGAAATCTATTTGATAATATTCATAGTTATAAATTAAATTTCTCTATTTCTTATTCTGTAGGGTCTGGAGGTAATTGAAGCACATTATTTGTTTGGAGCTGAATATGATGATATTGAGATTGTTATTCATCCACAATCTATCATACATGGAATGATTGAAACTCAGGTTTAACCTTGCAATATCCTTTTAGCTGTTACTTGAAtttgtattatttatatttatttagaaaGCACAAAATCACCACATTAACTGCGTGTTTGTGTGTCATACACATTGACagtgaaaacaataaaattatattttctgtttttatctctacttttctattctttctttacaaaaaaaacaaaaaacactaaaaacaaaaGCACAAATCAAAGGCATAGTTTTCTTTTCACCTCTcactttattttcctttttgtttgATCTCTTTTGTATAATATCCAACAACAAAAATGGGTTCATACAGCAGAACAAGATGTCGAGATATATTCGATTATTAAATTTACGAAAaaattgttgttattttcaggACTCATCTGTTATTTCACAGTTGGGGTTACCAGATATGCGTTTGCCTCTCCTCTACACATTGTCATGGCCAGAAAGAGTCCCTTGTTCTGAAGTAACTTGGCCCCGTCTTGATCTTAGCAAGTAATATCACTTGAAAACCATTTTATTGATTTAAGAGAGTTCCCTATGCAAATTTTTGGGTGATTGATAGAGTTTATGTTCAAAATTTGAATACTCAGGTATGGTTCCCTAACATTTCAAGCACCAGACACTGATAAGTTCCCATCTGTGAATCTTTGCTATGCTGCTGGACGTGCCGGAGGAACAATGACTGGAGTTCTCAGTGCAGCAAATGAGAAAGCTGTTGAATTATTTGTTGAAGAAAAGTAAGTAGTATTAACTTCCCTACTTAATTTTTCTTATGCAAATTTCATTGCATTCTTTATGTTTCTATGGAcatttttaattacctttattgaaGGTTATCATACACTTGAGTAGTATGCATCTGGACTATTGAATTGCGTAAGCTTATTTTTCCCAAGTAAAACTACTTACTAGTTTATATGAGAAGAACAATCTTGTCTCTTTATTAGAAACAATTTTGCAGTTTCAATCCACTATTACAATGACTACTCATTTTCAAGAGAATATATGCCACTTAACTTATGTAGCATGAAGAATTCCTTCTATTTGAAGCTATGAATAGTGAAAGAAACTAATTGGCTGTTCCTAAGGATGAGAGTTTGGAGAAGGAAGGAAAATTAAGGgtttttagtgtaaaatttacAGTAGAAAACTTTCTTTACCTTTCCTTCCAGTTCTCCCTGAAATCCAACTCACAAACAGCCTCTAAGAAAACATATTAGTCCAATAATGTGTGCATATGCATGTTTTGCGCAGACTCATACCgcaattagggtaaagttagcaAAActgaaatcttaaatcctaaatcctaattcctaaaacaaataaaacatgcatTAAATACTGTTCTGATTAACTACTTGGTTCTGTTTCCAGGATTACCTATCTGGATATTTTCAAGGTTGTGGAGTTAACATGCGAAGCGCATCAGAAAGAATTGGTGCCGTCTCCTTCACTTGAGGAAATCCTTCACTATGACCAGTGGGCGCGACAATATGCTGCTGGTCTGCAAATAGCTTCAAGTATTTGAAATTCGAATCCTATTTGATGGCATGCATCAAGTGTGTAAATGTATATGAGTAGCCAGAATATGTTTCTACACTTAGAAATGGTTTCAATAAAAGTTCACTCAACACAATGTTGCAAAAGCAATTTGTCATTTTGATGCAACCTGCAACAATATCAAGTGTATCACAAAAGACACTTGCTCCATGAATGGTGAGCGTGGAATgagaatcaaactacttttctgAGAAATGAGAGAACATTACACTAACTTTACAAGGAGACACGAATAAACAATGAAGAATGATTCATATTGTTTCTAAGTTAGTGATTATACACTGTATATATACAAGCTAACTAACTAGAGTCAGCCGCATGTGACCATGGTTAGCCTAACTGTAACTAACTACCACATACCAATGTCATAACTGACAAACTAACTTAATTACGTATTATGCACATTACCAAGATCCTCATAAAAGAAGGTGTTTTGCCCAAGGTCCCTGGTTAAGGTTGCTTCAAATGGAAAACTTCaaagtttttattaattaaagaatttaattttaatgcctTGTTAATATAAAGCAATTTTACATATGCATCCAATAATATATACCACATTAGTAAAATTAACTACCTTTCACTTTAtataagagaaatataaagtgaGATGCACAAACCTGTTTGAAGAAAGACAAATACAAAAGCAATCAAAATGCACAAACCTGATAATTTGTCCACCAAAGCCTAAGGACAATGAAAAAAGAACTCTGTTTTAACTCTCTTCTGATGCCTCTAAATTTTCTATCCACCGAAAAAAGGGATAATTATCAAACTGAGAAATGACAAAAAGGGGTTAAATCTGACTAATTAATCCATTTAACTTGTCAACGATAATAGGTTAGATTATATTTTGCAAACCCTTCTTTTGGTACATGTATCATTCTTATCATTTTCTATTGAATAAAATGACACTTATAATCATCATTTCAAGTAGTGGTAAATGTCTAGATGATATTGGTAATCTCCATTCAAACGCTTCATATATGTTGCACTCAAGCATTCGCAGGCACAACAACAATTGAATTTCAATCATGACTTTCAGAACCttacataaaacaacaaaattgaAACCCTATATATAGTATAATGAAAATGAAGAACCATCATTATAATCTATATTAAGGGACCAAAACTAACTTCTAAAGACAAAGTGCTGGACCTGGCTGAAGAAGTGCTTGCCCCTTGAATTTTTCTTGTATGCAATTTTGATTTTGGAAGGAAAAGAAGGAAAAGGGAACGCTTGAAGTGCAAGTCACATCCGTTTAACACTTATAACCCTTTACTTCTATCCCTTCTTCAAAACTTCAACTTAAAAACACACCCTAAAAGAAGTGATGATTTATGGCATGTTATCGCATTATAAGCAAGAAGTGAAACATAAAAGGAAGATCTAACCATCAACTATAAGTCAACTTCACAGTGGAGGCGACTTCAAAATTTCTGAACCTGTCCATGATAGTATGTCTTTTGAATTCATCGAGATCTAGGCTTCAGCATTGCTTGTAGTGTGGttaacaaatctttcaagaatgcAAAGAAAATCCTTCCAAGTAAAAGCTCCACAAGAACTATTGCCCTTCGCAATATGTAGGAGTAGGAATACTTTGCAAGAATGCAGCCCTTGCAGCGCGGTCAGTTGAGAAGTGTCCTAATACAGCAATGGTAGATGTGCTACTTCCAAACTTCTCAATTCCCCTAGAGATCATGCATGTATGGCTGGCCTCTACAACTACTATTACATTTCCACCTAACAATGGCGAAATGGTTTCAGCTATCTGCCTTGTAAGCTGTTCCTGAAGCTGGAGCTTGAAACCATAAAAATGTACAATTGATTGCAAAAGGGATTTTCCGATGCAAGTGAAGCCTTCGGAAAGGAAGTATCCTATGTGAACAACTCCATGAAATGGAAGTAGATGATGCTCGCACTGCGACCAAAAGGGCAAGTTCAGCTCAGAGCATATTTGTTTGTTGTTGGAGTTTACTTCCAAATTGGAGTTCAGAGGGTTTAGGCCACCAGAAAGAGTACCGTTCAACTTCACATCCATGTCAATGCTTTGGAAATTCAACAACCATTTCACATATTGGCTAGGAGTTGCCGCAAGTTCCTTCCGCATCGGATCTTCTCCCAGTGATTTTAGAATTGAAGATACAGCTGTGACCATTGCAGGATTGAGAGGTACAATTTTTGACGAAACTTTAGCAGAAAGAGAAGACACAGATGGACACCAGCATTGGTCAGATGATCCTCTAGGACGAACATTTTCAATATCTATATCTCGAAATTTAAGTAGGCCAAAGAAATCGGTCCAAACATCTGCACTTTTGTTTCCAAAAACTCCAGAACCTGAAGAGACAATCACATTCACCCACCTTTGGTGGTTTGACTCAAGAAAGATTGATTCTATATCTGGAAAGTGTAAATGTCTACACTGAAGTATCACTGCAACACCTGCTGGCTTTATTCCCTGTTGCAAACCCAAACACACTTCATCTGCCAGACGTTGTGGCTCTTGGAGTCGTTTAGCAAATACATCGGTCACACGAGAAAGTTTGCTTAAACCCAACACTCGTTTTCCAGAAGGGACATAACCGACATGACACTTGATTTGGAATGGTAGCAAGCATGATTCACAATAGGAAAAATGATCCAGATCACGGACTACCACAAGTCCGCCTGCACCCCCTGCATGACCGATTCTATTATTGTCCAGACCAGCTTCGGGGAACAAAGCATCGCCAACGATTTCATTCACCTTTTGTCTGTAACCTGGAAGAAGATCAATTCACAAAAGATTAGTAAGAGTACCATCAAGAAAATATGATAACACAATTTGATAAAATGCTAAACGGACATCAACATCAAAAGAAACTGTAGAAGATGATCAAATATTCAAGGCAgaagaaaaattcaaaagtttTGAACGTAATAATTAGTCAGCCAACCCTAGAAATAAACAATGATCATCATGACTATCTATATCTTAACCATAGTGTACACATTTAATTAAAGAGCAGTAACCTCAAATCCTTTGTGCCTCATAAAGTTGAGACTATAAGCAAAGGATCCAAAGTTTGTGGTTGAAGTAATATACATTCACTCAACGATATGTGATGATTTCACAACCACATTAAAATGCTGGACCAAAAGGGATTCTATTTGGCTACATCTGGTAGTTGATAGAGAACGCAAATACAGAAAGATACACAAATCAGAACTCAAGACATGTACTGACACTGTGTCCTAGCATAcaaatttcatgtattttctgtcCTTCTAGAAAGTGGAGATAATGGGAAGACAAACTTTTTGTCTCTGTATTTGTATACTATCCCCGCGGCTAAATGCAGCATTAATTGATAAAGATCATgcagcaaaaataaaagaaagtatagCACCCTCCACCAACTTCCACCATCTTAATTAGATCCAAACATGCACTAGGATGGGACAAGGAAGAAACCAATATTAATGGCAATGATGAAGTAACAACTTGATAGATCTCCCtctaaaagaaaaatcaacaacgACTAACATGCACTAGTTTTAACCAAAAGGGTTGATTGAATGGTTAACTATTCAACCACTTAAACAAGTCTGGGGTTCAAATCCTGCCTTGTGTATAAAGCAAACTGCCAGCGGCATTCAAGACCCTTGAATGGAGTTCTGATTGGCGGTATATTAGTCCTTGTCTGGGGAAACCGTGGGAAACCAAAGATGCACTAGTTTTTGGGTTCAGTTACGTCTACAGAATTCTAATGATGTTGTCTCAAAAGAATATTAACTAAAACAGAAGCTAGAAGTTACTCTAAATAATTGAAAAAGGGGGATATAAATGATATACCTCTGGTTCCTTCAAGGAGGGCTTTGGCGACACGAAGAGGCGTCTTTCTAAGACCTTCCCTGTTTACATCTTCACCAAGACCTTGCAAGAGAAGCTTCACAGCATCACCAATGGCAGCAACACGCTCTTCATCAAAACCAACTTCACCAAGTCCAATACTCAATTCATTCTCAAGCTCACCGTTGAAATGCCCCTCATCCAAACAGCCCATTGAAATCTAACAATTCCCACAAAACCAGGAATATCGATATCAATATCAAACAAAACGGATCCAAAGTGACGAGAACAAGATCCGAGACAGAGTGAGCAAACAGATCAGAAATCAGAAAAACGATATATCAGATCGGTCTCGGAAACAGAAGGAATTAAAGAATCATGAATTagagacagagagagaaagagaaagagatagGGAAGACAAGGAGGAATGGATTCGTGGGGTTAAGGTTGATCTTGAAATGTGTGGATCCTGGTCTTCTATCTCGTAGAATGCAATGAAATGGAATTGTAAAGACGGACCCACACAAGAAGAAAGAaggttggtggtggtgttggtaaCGAATGGTACGAAGGGTGGGGATGTGTTGAATTTGTGTGTGGTGTATGTATATATAAGGTGGCGCTGCAAAGTGCAAACCAAAAAGGAAGGGATAGGGATCTGTGTAGTGGGATTGGGTTGGTGGGTGGGTAAATGTTTTGGTGGCTGCAGCCATGCACCAACTTCACCTTCACTCACATTTAAGAAGTCCTGAGATGGGACGAGTTACCCATACTTGTCCTtgactttcaaaattttctaacagTATCTCTCACATTCAACTTCGGGACTCATAGTTGCCCTGCAACCCTTTCCGGCATCAAGTCAGCAAACGGAGGGATGATCTGGCACCTCCAATACCACGCTGGAGTCAGCAACGGCTAGCTGATGTGGCAAATCTAAATTTTGTACCCAATGTGGTCCCTGGTCCCATTAAAACCCTAAAAGCTAAGATTCGTTATTATAACTAgtatctcttcttctctccttcgtCCCAACATTCTGGTCCACCATTGAAGCTCTGAAGCAATGTTTGGAGGTGAAGGGCAAGCCAGTGGGAGCTCGATACGGTCAACAAGCAATGGATACAGGGCGAAGACCCAAAATCGTAGCAGGACTACGCGTGTACCAGAATGGTGTGGTTGCGGCTGCCGACCTGTGCTCCGGTGGTCTGGGACATATTCCAACCCAAATAAGCCCCTTTTTGGATGCCCAAATTATAATGTTAGCTGTAATTGTTggttttttctgatttttcattTCTTTCCCAAGTTCTAATTTGGTTATTGAAACATTCGTTGATTGCAGACAATTGGTAAAAGATGGTGTGATTTGTTTGTTTGGGCAGATGTTGGGCAAGAGGCTGTGCCTGCAAAATCAGAAAGTCTTAACTATAATGATGAGCAGAAGATGACAGAAGGTTGGAGGCTGGAAAAATTAGAATCGGATGTTAGGAGTCAAAAGTTTATGATCAAATTATTGTTTGTGGTTGTTTCTGTAATGCTGTTGTTCTTACTAGTGGTATTTTGCAAACTTTGATCTCAATGTTGAGTAATGATGCGATTGAGTTCATATGTGTAATATTTGCATGAATGAAAAAAAAGTTGCTCAACATGTAACTGTGTTAGCCAACCTTTTGGAGATACTAACTGTTTTTGTATCACTAAAGGAGATCTGGATATATAGCAATAGCAAAATATAGCAATAGCAAAATATattaatcattttaaattaacaaaGTCATGATTCATAAGTTTTGACT
This window harbors:
- the LOC112775209 gene encoding 1-deoxy-D-xylulose 5-phosphate reductoisomerase, chloroplastic, yielding MALNLPSPAQVKPFFFASDSPKLPGSFSLKRKENETTVERRICCSVQSPAPAWPGTAIPDPNAKVWDGPKPISILGSTGSIGTQTLNIVAEFPDRFKVVGLAAGSNVTLLADQIKTFKPELVALRNESLIGELKEAIADSDHKPEIVAGEQGVIEVARHPDAATVVTGIVGCAGLKPTVAAIEAGKDIALANKETMIAGGAFVLPLAHKHNIKILPADSEHSAIFQCIQGLPKGALRKVILTGSGGAFREWPKEKMKEIKLADALKHPIWSLGRKITIDSATLFNKGLEVIEAHYLFGAEYDDIEIVIHPQSIIHGMIETQDSSVISQLGLPDMRLPLLYTLSWPERVPCSEVTWPRLDLSKYGSLTFQAPDTDKFPSVNLCYAAGRAGGTMTGVLSAANEKAVELFVEEKITYLDIFKVVELTCEAHQKELVPSPSLEEILHYDQWARQYAAGLQIASSI
- the LOC112775208 gene encoding GTP cyclohydrolase 1, with protein sequence MGCLDEGHFNGELENELSIGLGEVGFDEERVAAIGDAVKLLLQGLGEDVNREGLRKTPLRVAKALLEGTRGYRQKVNEIVGDALFPEAGLDNNRIGHAGGAGGLVVVRDLDHFSYCESCLLPFQIKCHVGYVPSGKRVLGLSKLSRVTDVFAKRLQEPQRLADEVCLGLQQGIKPAGVAVILQCRHLHFPDIESIFLESNHQRWVNVIVSSGSGVFGNKSADVWTDFFGLLKFRDIDIENVRPRGSSDQCWCPSVSSLSAKVSSKIVPLNPAMVTAVSSILKSLGEDPMRKELAATPSQYVKWLLNFQSIDMDVKLNGTLSGGLNPLNSNLEVNSNNKQICSELNLPFWSQCEHHLLPFHGVVHIGYFLSEGFTCIGKSLLQSIVHFYGFKLQLQEQLTRQIAETISPLLGGNVIVVVEASHTCMISRGIEKFGSSTSTIAVLGHFSTDRAARAAFLQSIPTPTYCEGQ